From the Leptolyngbya sp. O-77 genome, one window contains:
- the bchB gene encoding ferredoxin:protochlorophyllide reductase (ATP-dependent) subunit B yields the protein MKLAYWMYAGPAHIGTLRVASSFKNVHAIMHAPLGDDYFNVMRSMLERERDFTPVTASIVDRNVLARGSQEKVVDNITRKDKEEHPDLIVLTPTCTSSILQEDLQNFVERAQLEAKSDVLLADVNHYRVNELQAGDRTLHQIVQFYIEKARKKDDLRTNKTAAPSVNIIGISTLGFHNQHDCRELKKLMGDLGIQVNAVIPEGASVHELKNLPRAWFNLVPYRELGRMTAEYLQAEFEMPFVDITPMGVVETARCIRAIQTILNQQGANVDYESFIQDQTLFVSQAAWFSRSIDCQNLTGKKAVVFGDNTHAAAITKILAREMGVRVVLAGTYCKYDAEWFREQVRDYCDEVLISDDNGAIGDAIARLEPAAIFGTQMERHVGKRLDIPCGVIAAPIHIQNFPIGYKPFMGYEGTNQIADLIYNSFTLGMEDHLLEIFGGHDTKEVITKGVSADSDLAWSKDGLAELNRIPGFVRGKVKRNTEKFARDRGIETITAEVLYAAKEAVGA from the coding sequence ATGAAACTTGCCTACTGGATGTACGCTGGCCCAGCCCACATTGGCACATTGCGAGTGGCCAGTTCCTTCAAGAACGTCCACGCCATCATGCACGCGCCGTTGGGGGATGACTATTTCAATGTGATGCGATCGATGTTGGAACGCGAGCGAGATTTTACGCCCGTTACGGCGAGCATTGTCGATCGCAATGTGCTGGCACGCGGTTCGCAAGAAAAAGTGGTAGACAACATCACGCGCAAAGACAAAGAAGAGCACCCCGATTTGATCGTGCTAACGCCCACCTGCACGTCCAGCATTTTGCAAGAAGATTTGCAGAACTTTGTCGAGCGGGCGCAGCTCGAAGCGAAAAGCGATGTGCTGCTGGCGGACGTGAATCATTACCGCGTGAATGAACTGCAAGCGGGCGATCGCACGCTGCATCAAATTGTGCAGTTTTACATCGAAAAGGCACGCAAAAAAGATGATTTGCGGACGAACAAAACCGCAGCGCCGTCCGTCAATATCATTGGCATTTCTACGCTGGGATTTCACAATCAGCACGACTGTCGCGAACTGAAAAAACTGATGGGCGACCTGGGCATTCAGGTCAACGCGGTCATTCCTGAAGGCGCATCAGTGCATGAGCTAAAGAACCTGCCCCGCGCTTGGTTTAACCTGGTTCCCTACCGCGAACTGGGGCGAATGACGGCTGAGTATTTGCAGGCTGAATTTGAAATGCCCTTTGTAGACATTACGCCGATGGGTGTGGTGGAAACAGCCCGCTGTATTCGCGCAATTCAAACCATTTTGAACCAGCAGGGCGCAAACGTAGACTATGAATCGTTTATTCAAGACCAGACGCTGTTTGTCTCGCAGGCTGCCTGGTTTTCGCGCTCGATTGACTGTCAAAACCTGACGGGTAAAAAGGCGGTCGTGTTTGGCGACAACACTCACGCAGCAGCGATTACCAAGATCCTGGCGCGGGAAATGGGCGTTCGCGTGGTGCTGGCGGGAACCTATTGCAAATACGATGCGGAATGGTTTCGTGAACAGGTGCGCGACTACTGCGATGAGGTTTTGATCAGCGATGACAATGGTGCAATTGGCGATGCGATCGCCCGGTTGGAACCCGCTGCCATCTTTGGCACGCAAATGGAACGCCACGTCGGCAAGCGGTTGGATATTCCCTGTGGGGTGATTGCCGCGCCGATCCACATTCAGAATTTCCCCATCGGCTATAAGCCGTTTATGGGCTACGAAGGGACGAATCAGATCGCGGATTTGATTTACAACTCCTTCACGCTGGGCATGGAAGATCACCTGCTGGAAATCTTTGGCGGGCACGATACCAAAGAGGTCATTACGAAGGGTGTTTCGGCGGATTCTGATCTGGCGTGGAGCAAGGATGGTCTAGCAGAACTGAACCGCATTCCCGGCTTTGTGCGCGGCAAGGTGAAGCGCAACACCGAAAAATTTGCCCGCGATCGCGGTATTGAAACCATCACCGCCGAAGTCCTCTACGCGGCCAAAGAAGCCGTCGGCGCATAG
- a CDS encoding DUF429 domain-containing protein: protein MKFLGIDFGWTSQPSGLCCLVFQDNALWLKDLTRLADIPDLLAWIDACVSPEEPAGVAVDAPTLIPNATGMRLPDRLAHKHFGRYHAGCYPANLGLPFAQRTVQLGLSLEARGFAHAPTIQPLVPIRFQIESFPHPAMVHLFGLSRILKYKKGTVAERRAELAKLRHYVLTVLPALTPALHFRPDQTLPDIPTRGVDLKAVEDRLDSIVCAYIAAHWWYWGEARNWVLGDRTQGYIVVPAPATDLSSHAAEATPVD from the coding sequence ATGAAGTTTCTTGGCATCGATTTTGGCTGGACTTCTCAGCCCAGTGGTCTTTGTTGCTTGGTGTTTCAGGACAACGCCCTGTGGCTGAAGGATCTCACCCGTCTTGCCGATATTCCCGACTTGTTGGCCTGGATCGATGCCTGCGTGTCGCCAGAAGAGCCTGCGGGGGTGGCAGTTGATGCGCCCACGCTAATTCCCAATGCCACCGGAATGCGCCTGCCCGATCGCCTGGCCCACAAGCACTTTGGGCGCTATCACGCGGGCTGCTATCCGGCCAATCTGGGACTCCCGTTTGCCCAGCGCACGGTGCAGCTTGGTCTTAGCCTGGAGGCTCGCGGCTTTGCCCATGCCCCGACGATTCAGCCCCTGGTTCCCATCCGCTTTCAAATCGAATCTTTCCCACATCCGGCCATGGTGCATTTGTTTGGGCTGTCGCGCATTTTGAAATATAAAAAGGGCACCGTTGCCGAACGTCGTGCCGAACTCGCTAAACTGCGGCATTATGTCCTGACCGTGCTGCCTGCCCTGACCCCAGCGCTGCATTTTAGGCCCGATCAAACCTTGCCCGACATTCCCACTCGCGGCGTGGATCTAAAAGCTGTAGAAGATAGGCTCGATAGCATTGTCTGCGCCTATATCGCTGCACACTGGTGGTATTGGGGCGAGGCAAGAAACTGGGTGCTGGGCGATCGCACTCAGGGCTACATTGTCGTTCCAGCACCCGCTACTGACCTGTCAAGCCATGCAGCAGAAGCCACGCCAGTAGACTAA
- a CDS encoding SGNH/GDSL hydrolase family protein, translating to MRDRSLQFAIYLAPYWARLQARLRQVRAKWRSQPPIVRASLIANAVMLTLLTGTLMRHHHASLASSALSQALPQTPQAVPPPATQTGTRHLLNYQQWVDLLQQEAIAAAENPPERLAVLLGDSISLWFPPDLLPPERNWINQGISGDTTERLRARLHLLDPVQPQTIVVMIGINDLIWGADNASILAHYREIVRYLRRTHPGTQVLVQSILPHAAEQATWEGRDRLLALPNSRIRALNQQLAAIAQSEGAYYLDLYPLFANAQGNLKMFLSTDGLHLNSQGYLVWRAALQLYLRQTLPTG from the coding sequence ATGCGCGATCGCTCTCTTCAGTTTGCAATCTACCTCGCGCCCTACTGGGCCCGGCTGCAAGCTCGGTTGCGGCAAGTGCGGGCAAAGTGGCGATCGCAGCCGCCAATTGTGCGGGCTTCCCTGATCGCCAATGCAGTAATGCTGACCCTGCTCACAGGGACGCTGATGCGGCATCACCACGCCAGCCTTGCGTCCAGCGCTCTGTCTCAGGCGTTGCCCCAGACCCCACAAGCTGTGCCCCCACCCGCCACCCAGACAGGAACACGCCACCTGCTGAACTATCAGCAGTGGGTTGACCTGTTGCAGCAAGAGGCGATCGCCGCTGCCGAAAATCCACCAGAGCGACTGGCCGTGCTGCTGGGCGATTCCATCAGTCTGTGGTTCCCGCCTGACCTGCTGCCGCCCGAGCGAAACTGGATCAACCAGGGCATTTCAGGGGATACAACCGAGCGGCTGCGGGCACGGCTCCATCTACTCGATCCGGTACAACCGCAAACCATCGTGGTAATGATCGGCATCAACGATTTAATCTGGGGCGCAGACAATGCCAGCATTTTGGCTCACTATCGAGAGATTGTGCGCTATCTGCGCCGCACCCACCCTGGAACGCAAGTGTTGGTGCAATCCATCTTGCCTCATGCCGCAGAGCAGGCGACTTGGGAAGGGCGCGATCGCCTTTTAGCCTTACCCAACAGCCGCATTCGGGCGCTCAATCAACAACTCGCGGCGATCGCCCAGTCCGAGGGAGCCTACTATCTCGATCTATATCCGCTCTTTGCCAACGCCCAGGGCAACCTTAAGATGTTCCTCAGCACGGACGGTTTGCATCTCAATTCGCAGGGTTACCTGGTGTGGCGGGCAGCGCTGCAATTGTACCTGCGGCAAACACTGCCCACCGGGTAG
- a CDS encoding ammonium transporter encodes MSRLVLKKRNRRQPLIDRRGLSAIAKMLLERPRATINSLAPTWQACIPLAALILLVSSTAAVAQDAPTVESLAETTSTLQVGLDTLWVVLAGVLVFFMNAGFGMLETGFCRQKNAVNILSKNLIVFALSTIAYWFIGWGLMFSDGNPFFGTAAPFFLSGADNSPATGDAYEGVYSAISWAGVPLAAKFFFQLVFAGTAATIVSGAVAERIKFIDFMLFSLLLVGIAYPITGHMIWGGGLLASGGFWDFAGSTTVHAVGGWAALMGAAILGPRLGKYNEDGTPNALPGHNMSIATLGCLILWLGWFGFNPGSTMGVGDGSAIAHIALTTNIAAAFGGVAATFTAWSLLGKPDLSMTINGILAGLVAITAPCAWVTAGAAAIIGLIGGILVVLAVGFFDRIRIDDPVGATSVHLVNGLWGTLAVGLFAKGPDGTLYEEGGGPLAGLFYGGGLTQFGIQLGGTLLCGLIITVLSAIFWYALKAIMGIRVSAEEELVGLDIGEHGMEAYAGFVKDATGAPSGVYTTSSTSTGIAGNPN; translated from the coding sequence ATGTCTAGATTAGTTCTCAAAAAACGAAACAGACGGCAGCCGCTAATCGATCGGCGTGGCTTGTCTGCGATCGCCAAAATGCTTTTGGAACGCCCACGGGCGACCATTAATTCTCTTGCTCCAACTTGGCAAGCCTGTATTCCTCTAGCAGCGCTGATTCTGTTGGTTAGCAGCACGGCTGCCGTTGCCCAGGATGCGCCTACGGTCGAGTCTCTAGCTGAGACAACCTCCACTCTGCAAGTGGGTCTTGACACCCTCTGGGTGGTTCTGGCGGGCGTGCTGGTGTTCTTCATGAACGCTGGCTTCGGCATGTTGGAAACGGGCTTTTGTCGTCAAAAGAACGCTGTTAATATCCTCTCTAAGAACCTGATTGTGTTCGCTCTGTCTACAATCGCTTACTGGTTCATTGGCTGGGGTCTAATGTTCAGCGATGGCAATCCCTTCTTTGGCACGGCTGCGCCCTTCTTTTTGTCTGGCGCAGACAATAGCCCTGCCACAGGGGATGCCTACGAAGGCGTTTACAGCGCCATTAGCTGGGCGGGTGTTCCTTTAGCCGCCAAGTTCTTCTTCCAACTGGTGTTCGCTGGAACTGCCGCAACGATTGTTTCGGGGGCAGTGGCCGAACGCATCAAGTTCATCGACTTCATGCTCTTCAGCCTGTTGCTAGTCGGCATTGCCTACCCCATCACGGGTCACATGATCTGGGGTGGTGGTCTCCTGGCTAGCGGTGGCTTCTGGGATTTTGCTGGCTCGACTACGGTTCACGCGGTGGGCGGCTGGGCTGCGCTGATGGGTGCGGCTATCCTTGGGCCCCGTCTTGGTAAGTACAACGAAGACGGCACTCCCAATGCGCTGCCGGGTCACAACATGAGCATTGCCACGCTGGGCTGCTTGATCCTGTGGCTGGGCTGGTTTGGCTTTAACCCCGGTTCGACAATGGGCGTTGGCGATGGCTCGGCGATCGCCCACATCGCGCTAACCACAAACATTGCGGCTGCCTTCGGCGGCGTGGCGGCGACCTTCACGGCCTGGTCTCTGCTGGGCAAGCCTGACCTGTCGATGACGATTAATGGCATCCTGGCAGGTTTGGTGGCGATTACTGCCCCCTGCGCCTGGGTGACGGCGGGTGCTGCTGCCATCATTGGCCTGATCGGCGGCATTCTGGTGGTGCTGGCAGTTGGCTTCTTTGACCGCATCCGCATTGATGACCCCGTTGGCGCAACCTCAGTTCACCTGGTAAACGGCTTGTGGGGCACGCTGGCAGTGGGTCTGTTTGCCAAGGGGCCCGATGGCACGCTCTACGAAGAGGGTGGTGGCCCGCTAGCAGGCCTGTTCTATGGCGGCGGCTTGACCCAGTTTGGCATTCAGCTTGGCGGCACGCTGCTGTGCGGCTTGATTATCACAGTGCTGTCTGCCATCTTCTGGTACGCGCTCAAGGCCATCATGGGCATTCGAGTTTCTGCTGAGGAAGAACTGGTGGGTCTGGACATTGGCGAGCACGGCATGGAAGCTTACGCTGGCTTTGTGAAAGACGCAACGGGCGCTCCTTCGGGAGTTTATACCACCAGCAGCACCTCTACGGGCATTGCGGGTAATCCGAACTAA
- a CDS encoding cysteine desulfurase family protein, with protein MIESEQVCSAAAIGARYPENWSLRGILMQIYLDYSATTPTRPEAIARWHAVLTQQWGNPSSLHQWGQRAAEVLELARAQVAALINAPPDSIVFTSGGTESDNLALYGIARQYSAPQHLIVSSVEHSAVAEPARQLERQGWQVTWLPVNRQGRVDPADLQAALRPNTVLVSIIYGQSEIGTLQPIELLGQIARDHGARFHTDAVQVAGRLPLDVQRLPVDLLSLSSHKLYGPQGVGALYVRPGMALVPLLGGGGQEQGLRSGTQAVGAIAGFGVAAELAARELPSETPRLASLRDRLFDQLADVPELIPTGDRLHRLPHHVSFCLRHADGQTLTGRTLVRQMNLAGIGISAGSACNSGKLQPSPVLQAMGLGDRQATGGIRLTLGRYTTEADIDWTAIALRQILERLTAGQSLQQSAV; from the coding sequence TTGATTGAGTCAGAACAGGTGTGTTCGGCTGCTGCCATCGGGGCGCGATATCCTGAGAATTGGAGTTTGCGGGGAATCTTGATGCAGATCTATCTGGACTACAGCGCCACCACGCCCACCCGCCCAGAGGCGATCGCCCGCTGGCACGCAGTCTTGACCCAGCAGTGGGGCAACCCCTCCAGCCTGCACCAGTGGGGGCAACGGGCTGCCGAAGTCCTGGAACTGGCCCGCGCTCAGGTCGCTGCCCTGATCAATGCACCACCTGACAGCATTGTGTTTACCTCCGGCGGCACCGAGTCTGATAACCTGGCCCTCTACGGCATAGCACGTCAATATTCCGCGCCCCAGCATTTGATCGTGTCCAGCGTCGAGCATTCGGCTGTGGCCGAACCAGCCCGCCAGCTAGAGCGCCAGGGCTGGCAGGTGACGTGGCTTCCGGTCAACCGCCAGGGGCGGGTCGATCCGGCCGACTTGCAGGCAGCCCTGCGACCCAACACGGTACTGGTTTCGATCATTTACGGGCAGAGTGAAATCGGGACGCTCCAGCCGATCGAATTGCTAGGACAGATCGCCCGCGATCACGGCGCACGGTTTCATACCGACGCGGTGCAGGTGGCAGGGCGACTGCCGCTAGACGTGCAGCGGTTGCCTGTCGATCTGCTCTCGCTGTCCAGCCACAAGCTCTACGGGCCACAGGGTGTGGGGGCTTTGTATGTACGGCCCGGCATGGCGCTGGTTCCACTTTTGGGCGGCGGCGGACAAGAGCAAGGGCTGCGATCGGGAACCCAGGCAGTGGGGGCGATCGCCGGGTTTGGCGTGGCCGCAGAACTCGCGGCCCGCGAACTGCCCAGCGAAACGCCCCGGTTGGCTTCCCTGCGCGATCGCCTGTTTGACCAGTTGGCCGACGTGCCGGAGCTTATCCCTACGGGCGATCGCCTGCACCGGCTGCCCCACCACGTTAGCTTTTGCCTGCGCCATGCCGATGGGCAAACCCTGACCGGGCGAACCCTGGTGCGCCAGATGAACTTGGCGGGCATTGGCATCAGCGCTGGCTCTGCCTGCAACAGCGGCAAGCTCCAGCCCAGTCCGGTGTTGCAGGCGATGGGATTGGGCGATCGCCAGGCCACAGGCGGCATTCGGCTCACGCTGGGACGCTACACGACCGAAGCCGATATCGACTGGACGGCGATCGCCCTCCGCCAAATCCTGGAGCGTCTGACTGCTGGGCAGAGCTTGCAGCAAAGCGCCGTATGA
- a CDS encoding toll/interleukin-1 receptor domain-containing protein translates to MSDSASGSAAASSAPSLPDNITGIRMADVLLLPDEQQSVVRWLLRHNVVSLSETAAHFQQTEAEMQAFLLPLLEKRIVRQLEQDGAIAYEVKLAHKSNRRMPKDIWKILDVSSETANVFVSYSRRNKPFVQTLVQALQKRGREVWVDWDSIPSGADWWEEIKLGIEVADTMIFVLSPESAASEVCGRELEHALQHQKRLLPVVCKDVDPALVHPELGKINWIFLRDTDNFEVGFRSLVAALDADLSYVRTHTRLLVRATEWNARGKDRSLLLRGSEIQEARRWLAESDRKSPQALQVQKEYIWASYNEEMDHQQEELAEQKQILRQQRLLTQTIAAAGAMAIALGIVSFSLYRSAESSRSLAERERLTALTEASGALYGSGQTFEALVKAVEAGFTLKTLKRREQAQNSDVRSRVLSSLQQAIYWVHERNQLRGHAGAVWQVALSPDEQRLASASADGTVRLWQMDGTPVQTLAGDTSQALSVVVLPYDRIVSAHDDGSLWFRKLNGTGIRQFAHGQAVNALSVAPNGGAIAAASEDGTVSLWDETGRRLGTLPSQNTPVRAVAHSPDGTILATGSADGMIRLWQPDGTRWKTLPSSDLAVTSLAFSPNGQILAASGLDGQVRLWRLDGTPIHTFQGHSSPIYSLVFSPTDDLLATASADKTIKLWRLDGTLLSTLGGHTSQVHSLRFSRDGKTLISGSGDRTLRLWRVSHTLLSQLYDHTDRVYDVDFSPDGDLIASASGDRTVRLWNRNGQLQKTLTGHTEPVRGVAFSTDNQTLASASADRTVKLWKRNGDLLQTLTGHTAAVNEVAFSPSRDQLASASDDGVVRLWQRDGRLVNTLQGHRGGVLSVDYSRDGQMLATGGTDKVVILWTAEGRKLRTLRGHSGKVYHASFSPDGRAIATASYDNTVKLWKPDGVLLTTLEGHSDGVLHVSFSPDGQTLTTASYDGTIKLWTLDGRLISTLRGHRDGVNAAVYSPDGQTLATASNDHTVLLWTLTQMNDLEHLLNLGCGLLQDYRHSLPAIEQGRLAECESRE, encoded by the coding sequence ATGAGCGATTCGGCATCCGGGTCTGCTGCTGCGTCTTCTGCGCCTTCTCTTCCTGACAACATTACAGGCATTCGCATGGCGGATGTGCTGCTGCTACCCGACGAACAGCAGTCAGTCGTGCGCTGGCTGCTGCGCCATAATGTTGTTTCCCTGAGCGAAACGGCGGCCCACTTTCAGCAGACTGAAGCCGAAATGCAGGCGTTCTTGCTGCCGCTGTTAGAAAAGCGCATTGTCCGTCAGCTAGAGCAGGATGGGGCGATCGCCTACGAAGTAAAGCTGGCGCACAAGTCTAACCGCCGGATGCCCAAGGACATCTGGAAGATTCTGGACGTGTCCAGCGAAACGGCAAACGTCTTTGTGTCCTATTCCCGTCGCAACAAGCCCTTTGTGCAAACGCTGGTGCAGGCGCTCCAAAAGCGGGGGCGCGAGGTCTGGGTTGATTGGGACAGCATTCCGTCGGGAGCGGACTGGTGGGAAGAAATTAAGCTGGGCATTGAGGTCGCCGACACGATGATCTTTGTCCTCAGCCCAGAGTCGGCGGCTTCGGAGGTGTGTGGCCGCGAGTTAGAACATGCCCTGCAACATCAGAAGCGGCTGCTGCCTGTAGTTTGCAAAGACGTTGACCCGGCGCTGGTGCATCCCGAGCTGGGCAAAATCAACTGGATTTTTTTGCGAGATACAGACAACTTTGAGGTTGGGTTTCGCAGCCTGGTGGCGGCGCTGGATGCCGATTTGTCTTATGTGCGAACCCACACGCGGCTGCTGGTGCGGGCAACGGAGTGGAACGCACGCGGCAAGGACCGCAGCCTGCTGCTGCGGGGCAGCGAAATTCAGGAGGCGCGGCGCTGGCTGGCAGAGAGCGATCGCAAGTCCCCCCAGGCGCTGCAAGTGCAGAAGGAATACATCTGGGCTTCGTACAACGAAGAGATGGATCATCAGCAGGAGGAACTGGCAGAGCAAAAGCAGATTCTCCGGCAGCAGCGGTTGCTGACCCAGACGATCGCAGCGGCAGGAGCGATGGCGATCGCCCTTGGGATCGTGTCCTTCAGCCTGTATCGCTCGGCGGAAAGTAGCCGCAGCCTTGCGGAACGGGAGCGACTGACGGCGCTGACGGAGGCTTCGGGGGCGCTGTATGGCTCGGGGCAAACCTTTGAGGCGCTGGTGAAGGCCGTAGAAGCAGGGTTTACGCTGAAAACCCTGAAGCGGAGAGAACAGGCGCAGAATTCAGACGTGCGATCGCGCGTGTTGTCTTCTTTGCAGCAGGCAATTTACTGGGTGCATGAGCGCAACCAACTGCGGGGGCACGCCGGAGCCGTGTGGCAGGTGGCCCTCAGTCCTGATGAACAACGGCTCGCCTCTGCTAGCGCCGACGGCACGGTGCGCCTGTGGCAGATGGATGGAACACCTGTGCAAACGCTGGCAGGCGACACCTCCCAGGCACTCAGCGTTGTCGTACTGCCTTACGACCGAATTGTCAGCGCCCATGACGACGGTAGCCTCTGGTTTCGCAAGCTCAACGGCACGGGGATTCGCCAGTTTGCCCACGGTCAGGCGGTCAATGCGCTGAGTGTCGCGCCCAATGGAGGGGCGATCGCCGCCGCCAGCGAAGACGGCACGGTGAGCCTGTGGGACGAAACGGGCCGGCGCTTGGGCACGCTGCCCAGCCAGAACACACCCGTCCGCGCTGTTGCCCATAGCCCCGATGGAACAATCCTGGCAACGGGCAGCGCTGACGGGATGATCCGCCTCTGGCAGCCGGATGGAACCCGCTGGAAAACCCTTCCCAGCAGCGATTTGGCAGTGACCAGTCTAGCCTTTAGTCCCAACGGGCAAATCCTGGCTGCCAGCGGGCTGGATGGGCAGGTGCGGCTGTGGCGGCTGGACGGCACGCCCATCCACACCTTCCAGGGGCATTCTTCGCCGATTTACAGCCTGGTGTTTAGCCCGACAGACGACTTGCTGGCCACTGCGAGCGCCGACAAGACGATTAAGCTCTGGCGACTGGATGGTACACTGCTGTCTACGCTGGGCGGCCACACCTCCCAGGTTCACAGCCTCCGCTTCAGCCGCGACGGCAAGACGCTGATTTCTGGCAGTGGCGATCGCACGCTGCGGCTGTGGCGCGTGAGTCACACGCTGCTGAGCCAACTGTATGACCACACGGATCGGGTGTATGATGTGGACTTTTCCCCCGATGGTGACCTGATTGCCTCCGCCAGCGGCGATCGCACGGTGCGCCTGTGGAACCGAAACGGCCAGTTGCAGAAGACCCTGACAGGACATACAGAACCCGTGCGCGGCGTGGCCTTCAGCACCGATAATCAAACCCTGGCTTCGGCCAGCGCCGATCGCACGGTAAAGCTCTGGAAGCGAAACGGCGACCTGTTGCAAACCCTGACCGGCCACACCGCCGCCGTGAACGAAGTCGCCTTTTCACCCAGCCGCGACCAGCTTGCCTCCGCCAGCGACGATGGTGTGGTGCGCCTCTGGCAGCGCGACGGCCGCCTCGTGAACACGCTCCAGGGGCATCGCGGCGGCGTTCTCAGCGTGGACTATAGCCGCGACGGGCAAATGCTCGCTACAGGCGGCACTGATAAGGTTGTCATTCTGTGGACGGCAGAGGGTCGCAAACTCCGCACGCTGCGCGGCCACAGCGGCAAGGTGTATCACGCCAGCTTTAGCCCCGACGGACGGGCGATCGCCACCGCCAGCTACGACAACACGGTCAAGCTCTGGAAGCCGGACGGTGTGCTGCTGACAACCCTGGAAGGTCATAGCGATGGCGTATTGCACGTCAGCTTTAGCCCCGATGGGCAAACCCTGACAACCGCCAGCTACGACGGCACAATCAAACTCTGGACGCTGGACGGCAGGCTGATTAGCACGCTGCGCGGCCACCGCGACGGGGTCAACGCTGCCGTCTATAGCCCCGACGGGCAGACCCTCGCCACCGCCAGCAACGACCACACGGTTTTGCTGTGGACGCTGACCCAGATGAATGACCTGGAACATCTGCTGAACCTGGGGTGTGGACTGCTGCAAGACTATCGTCACAGTCTGCCCGCGATAGAGCAAGGCCGATTGGCAGAGTGTGAATCAAGGGAATGA
- the rfaE2 gene encoding D-glycero-beta-D-manno-heptose 1-phosphate adenylyltransferase yields MPVYTLTELQRAIAQNPDQWRPLVFTNGCFDLIHAGHVRYLQAAANQGRSLVVGLNSDASVQRIKPAKPGQPPRPIVPAAQRAEVLAALKPVDGVVVFEEPTAIALISVLQPDIYVKGGDYTVETLPEAPTVQAYGGRIELIQVEVPSSTTAIIQRILAGAVGKE; encoded by the coding sequence ATGCCCGTCTATACCCTGACTGAATTGCAGCGGGCGATCGCCCAAAATCCTGACCAGTGGCGACCGCTGGTGTTTACCAATGGCTGTTTTGACCTGATCCACGCGGGGCATGTGCGCTACTTGCAGGCGGCGGCAAACCAGGGGCGATCGCTCGTCGTCGGGCTGAACAGTGACGCTTCGGTGCAGCGCATCAAGCCCGCCAAACCCGGACAGCCGCCGCGTCCCATCGTGCCCGCAGCCCAGCGAGCCGAAGTGTTGGCCGCGCTAAAACCTGTGGATGGCGTGGTGGTGTTTGAGGAACCCACGGCGATCGCCCTGATATCGGTCCTCCAGCCCGATATCTACGTCAAAGGCGGCGATTACACCGTTGAAACCCTGCCCGAAGCCCCCACCGTCCAAGCCTACGGCGGGCGAATCGAGCTAATTCAGGTAGAAGTGCCCAGTTCCACTACAGCGATCATTCAGCGCATTCTGGCAGGCGCAGTCGGCAAAGAGTAG
- a CDS encoding GUN4 domain-containing protein, with protein MDNVQANLSQSPLDITALSEPGASDFMTDFLARLQSENEKTQLQLIQDIAAQGESGLTVLMRVLQDRQGSKPGPLEGKAVQILSAAESPKAQEFLQTQFPQGLVPGRSQRGIDYQPLQTLLVQQDFQAADRLTLEKLCELAGPTAVQRRWIYFTEVDDFPIEDLQTINTLWLVYSEGKFGFSVQRDLWLSVGKNWDRLWPLIGWKSGNNWTRYPGGFTWSLTAPRGHLPLSNQLRGVRTMASLMAHPAWTAQ; from the coding sequence ATGGATAACGTGCAAGCCAATCTGTCGCAATCTCCGCTAGATATCACTGCTTTGTCCGAGCCTGGCGCGTCTGACTTCATGACCGATTTCCTTGCCCGCCTCCAGTCTGAAAACGAGAAGACCCAGTTGCAGCTAATTCAAGACATTGCCGCCCAGGGCGAATCCGGGCTGACGGTGCTGATGCGGGTGCTGCAAGACCGCCAGGGCAGCAAACCAGGGCCCCTGGAAGGCAAGGCCGTGCAGATTTTGTCCGCCGCTGAATCCCCCAAAGCGCAGGAGTTTTTGCAGACCCAGTTTCCCCAGGGGCTAGTGCCTGGGCGATCGCAGCGCGGGATAGATTACCAACCGCTACAAACGCTGCTGGTTCAGCAAGACTTTCAGGCAGCCGATCGCCTCACCCTAGAAAAACTGTGTGAACTGGCGGGCCCGACCGCTGTGCAGCGCCGCTGGATTTATTTCACCGAGGTCGATGACTTTCCCATTGAGGACTTGCAGACCATCAACACGCTCTGGCTAGTCTACTCCGAAGGTAAGTTTGGCTTTTCGGTGCAGCGCGATCTGTGGCTTAGCGTGGGCAAAAACTGGGATCGGCTCTGGCCGCTGATCGGCTGGAAGTCGGGGAATAACTGGACACGCTATCCGGGCGGCTTTACCTGGAGTTTGACGGCTCCGCGCGGTCATCTGCCCCTGTCAAACCAACTGCGAGGCGTTCGCACAATGGCTTCACTAATGGCGCACCCGGCCTGGACAGCGCAGTAG